The Pochonia chlamydosporia 170 chromosome 1, whole genome shotgun sequence genome window below encodes:
- a CDS encoding riboflavin kinase (similar to Metarhizium robertsii ARSEF 23 XP_007818382.1), which produces MTTRPSIVGPDSGPQSPYPYKMEGKVISGFGRGSKEVCPPSSPIKPFSSVKPTNNHQLGIPTANLPVDSSLTPWISSIPSGVYFGYASLRLPASHPQQASSDGSFTTFPMVMSIGYNPFYKNTVRSAEVHVLHKFTADFYDAHMRLLILGFIREEKDYKSLEALIEDINFDCEVARGSLGRETWKAERVGVEEGTGAEWLAKEL; this is translated from the coding sequence ATGACAACACGCCCCTCCATCGTCGGCCCCGACTCCGGTCCCCAATCCCCCTACCCCTACAAAATGGAAGGCAAAGTAATCTCAGGCTTCGGCCGCGGCTCCAAAGAAGTTTGTCCCCCATCCTCTCCCATCAAACCATTCTCTTCCGTCAAGCCCACTAACAACCACCAGCTCGGCATCCCAACCGCCAACCTCCCCGTAGACTCCTCCCTCACGCCCTGGATATCCTCCATTCCCTCCGGCGTCTACTTCGGCTACGCGTCCCTCCGCCTGCCCGCCTCCCATCCCCAGCAAGCCTCTTCAGACGGCTCATTCACAACCTTCCCCATGGTCATGTCCATTGGCTACAACCCCTTCTACAAGAACACAGTGCGCAGTGCAGAAGTCCATGTGCTGCACAAGTTTACCGCCGACTTTTACGACGCGCACATGCGGTTGTTGATTCTGGGGTTTATTcgcgaggagaaggattaCAAGAGCTTGGAGGCGTTGATTGAGGATATCAATTTTGACTGTGAGGTTGCGAGGGGGAGTTTGGGAAGGGAGACGTGGAAGGCGGAGAGGGTGGGTGTTGAGGAGGGGACGGGGGCGGAGTGGTTGGCGAAGGAGCTTTAG
- a CDS encoding NAD(P)-binding domain-containing protein (similar to Metarhizium robertsii ARSEF 23 XP_007818365.1), producing MSAAIIGSTGLVGSHILSNILADEAYKPVHTITRRAPKETSPNLNSIVDTDTTKWAAALSGLSPAPTAVFSALGTTRAQAGGLANQWKIDHDLNIELAKAAKEAGVKTFVFISSAGSHGMMSGLAPYSKMKAGVENSVKELGFDHAIILRPGMILGERESSRAAEGVAQTAVKGLGKIYKGFQNALGQDANSIARAAIKAAQMADDGKAPDKFWVIGGHEILKLGEGEKQEAKQEAKQEAKQEAKQEAKQETQQETQQETQQETQQEAKQETKPAE from the coding sequence ATGTCCGCTGCAATCATCGGCTCAACCGGCCTCGTCGGATCTCACATTCTCTCCAATATTCTCGCCGACGAGGCCTACAAGCCTGTCCACACCATCACTCGTCGCGCTCCAAAGGAGACCTCGCCCAATCTCAATTCCATCGTCGATACCGACACTACGAAATGGGCAGCCGCGCTATCCGGCCTATCACCTGCCCCAACGGCCGTCTTCTCTGCCCTGGGTACCACTCGCGCCCAAGCTGGTGGCCTCGCCAACCAGTGGAAGATTGATCATGACCTCAATATTGAGCTGGCcaaagcagccaaggaagcaGGCGTAAAGACATTTGTTTTCATTTCTAGTGCAGGCTCGCATGGTATGATGTCCGGCCTGGCTCCCTATAGCAAGATGAAGGCAGGGGTGGAGAATTCCGTAAAGGAGCTTGGTTTCGACCATGCGATTATACTACGACCTGGCATGATTTTGGGAGAGCGCGAGAGCAGTCGTGCCGCTGAGGGCGTTGCTCAAACCGCCGTTAAAGGGTTGGGGAAGATTTACAAGGGCTTTCAGAATGCACTGGGCCAGGACGCTAATTCTATCGCGAGAGCTGCTATCAAGGCCGCCCAGATGGCAGACGATGGCAAGGCCCCAGATAAGTTTTGGGTCATTGGTGGACATGAGATTTTGAAGttgggagaaggagaaaagCAGGAGGCAAAGCAGGAGGCAAAGCAGGAGGCAAAGCAGGAGGCAAAACAGGAGGCAAAGCAGGAGACGCAGCAGGAGACGCAGCAGGAGACGCAGCAGGAGACGCAGCAGGAAGCGAAGCAGGAAACGAAGCCAGCTGAATAA
- a CDS encoding acid phosphatase precursor (similar to Aspergillus terreus NIH2624 XP_001211209.1) produces the protein MKIATTTAIVGTFLASAAQAVPTSDESFPYTGPDVPIGDWVGNTVKGNGKGFPRLVEPPAVKPASANPSNNINVISLSYAGNGVNIHYQTPFGLGTSPSVKWGTTANSLTNTATGSSHSYDRTPPCSQVAVTQCSQFYHEVQIRDLKPDTTYYYKIPAANGTTASDVLSFKTARDAGNKKAFTVAVLNDMGYTNAGGTFKELNKAVDDGVAFAWHGGDISYADDWYSGILPCASDWPVCYNGSNSELPGGVTPDYETPLPDGEVPNQGGPRGGDMSVLYESNWDLWQQWINSISMKVPYMVLPGNHEAACAEFDGPDQVLASYLNDNKPNTTSPKSNKLTYYSCPPSQRNYTAYQHRFRMPGQESGGVTNFWYSFDYGLAHFIAFNGETDYPYSPEWPFARDLKGGESTPKENETFVTDSGPFGAVDGSIYTKESYEQYRWLEQDLAKVDRKKTPWVIAMSHRPMYSSQVSSYQKNMRDSFEALFLKHGVDAYLSGHIHWYERTFPLGSNGTIDKESIVNNNTYYTNPGKSITHIINGMAGNIESHSTLSTGQSPLNITCVLDQSHYGFSKLTIHNETVLTWSFVKGSDGSSGDDFTLIKKGSGSGNSTSTSTSTSVPTSSLGTATGTSTAGGVTTVTEVVNSYTTYCPGSTTFTQGSKTYTVTKATTLTITDCPCTLTHTTSLPSAPISSAVFSGNSTAGSSGNSPSNTESGASPTDITSGAGQPLASGPTTSPAGAASTTSSVPVAQAGRTAVAVHLSVLVAIVAFAVVL, from the exons ATGAAGATTGCTACTACAACAGCCATCGTTGGCACATTCTTGGCCTCAGCGGCCCAGGCTGTGCCCACTTCCGACGAGAGCTTCCCATATACTGGGCCTGATGTGCCCATTGGAGACTGGGTTGGTAACACGGTCAAGGGAAACGGGAAAGGCTTTCCTCGTCTGGTTGAACCTCCCGCGGTGAAGCCTGCCAGTGCCAACCCCAGCAATAACATCAACGTTATTTCGCTTTCGTACGCAGGAAACGGAGTCAACATTCACTACCAGACTCCCTTTGGCCTTGGCACCTCGCCGTCTGTGAAATGGGGAACCACCGCCAACTCATTGACTAACACGGCCACTGGCTCAAGTCACTC ATATGACCGAACGCCTCCGTGCTCCCAAGTCGCCGTCACTCAATGCAGCCAGTTCTACCACGAAGTTCAAATTCGGGACCTCAAGCCAGACACGACCTACTACTACAAAATCCCCGCTGCCAACGGCACCACGGCGTCCGATGTCTTAAGCTTCAAGACTGCCCGCGACGCCGGTAACAAAAAGGCCTTCACTGTCGCTGTTCTCAATGACATGGGGTACACCAATGCCGGTGGAACGTTCAAGGAGCTCAACAaggctgttgatgatggagttgcCTTTGCCTGGCATGGTGGTGACATTTCCTACGCTGATGACTGGTATAGCGGCATCTTGCCATGCGCAAGTGACTGGCCAGTATGTTACAACGGCAGCAACAGCGAGCTTCCTGGCGGCGTGACGCCAGACTACGAGACTCCTCTTCCTGACGGCGAGGTCCCCAACCAGGGTGGTCCTCGTGGTGGCGACATGAGTGTCCTGTATGAGTCGAATTGGGATCTGTGGCAGCAGTGGATCAACAGTATCTCCATGAAGGTGCCTTACATGGTTCTTCCTGGAAACCACGAAGCCGCCTGCGCTGAATTTGACGGACCTGACCAGGTGTTGGCCTCGTACTTGAACGACAACAAGCCGAATACCACCTCGCCCAAGTCGAATAAGTTGACCTATTACAGCTGTCCTCCATCTCAGCG AAACTACACCGCCTACCAGCATCGTTTCCGTATGCCGGGCCAGGAATCCGGTGGTGTCACCAACTTCTGGTACTCGTTTGACTATGGCCTGGCTCACTTTATCGCCTTCAACGGTGAGACCGATTACCCTTACAGCCCCGAGTGGCCATTTGCCCGTGATCTCAAAGGTGGCGAGTCCACACCCAAGGAGAATGAGACATTTGTTACAGACAGTGGTCCATTTGGAGCTGTAGATGGCAGCATCTACACCAAGGAGTCATACGAGCAGTATCGCTGGTTGGAGCAGGATCTTGCCAAGGTCGACAGGAAGAAGACTCCTTGGGTTATCGCCATGAGCCATCGACCCATGTATAGTTCCCAGGTGTCGAGTTATCAGAAGAATATGCGGGATTCATTCGAAGCGTTGTTCTTGAAACATGGTGTTGACGCATACTTGTCTGG TCACATTCATTGGTACGAGCGAACGTTCCCGCTTGGAAGCAATGGCACCATTGACAAGGagtccatcgtcaacaacaacacctACTATACCAACCCTGGTAAATCCATCACTCACATTATCAATGGTATGGCCGGCAACATTGAGAGCCACAGTACTCTTTCCACGGGTCAATCTCCGCTGAACATTACCTGCGTGCTGGACCAGTCACACTATGGGTTTAGCAAGTTGACTATTCACAATGAGACGGTCTTGACGTGGTCGTTTGTCAAGGGAAGCGATGGAAGCAGCGGTGATGACTTTACCTTGATTAAGAAGGGATCTGGATCCGGTAATAGCACTTCTACGTCTACTTCCACCTCTGTTCCTACGTCCAGCCTCGGCACGGCTACTGGCACAAGCACGGCTGGTGGTGTTACAACGGTTACAGAGGTGGTCAACTCGTATACTACCTACTGCCCTGGCTCGACTACCTTTACTCAAGGCTCCAAGACTTATACTGTTACCAAG GCAACCACTCTGACTATTACTGACTGTCCTTGCACTCTTACCCACACCACATCTTTGCCAAG TGCTCCAATCTCGTCTGCCGTCTTCTCCGGCAACAGCACTGCTGGCTCATCTGGCAATTCTCCTAGTAACACTGAGAGCGGTGCAAGTCCCACGGATATCACCTCCGGAGCCGGTCAGCCTCTTGCTTCTGGTCCTACAACCAGTCCTGCTGGAGCTGCTAGCACTACTTCTTCTGTACCAGTTGCTCAGGCAGGTCGAACTGCGGTGGCTGTCCATCTTTCTGTGCTTGTGGCCATTGTTGCATTTGCCGTTGTCTTGTAA
- a CDS encoding Zinc finger domain-containing protein, ring-type (similar to Metarhizium robertsii ARSEF 23 XP_007818366.2) produces MATQYEGKFSTSPPPSHPNLTLDPTVEHNVQLTEPQSRSRRINMDSFFSLLNRVSDSGTATPHNNPHATPTLPDMANIFRLLQDQMQTLATTAPTTENRTFLMELVDVLDQDILDPPDRLQGVGQEFLDSLDRVSRKKLGEEDDCAICKIPYLEDKYCLVVELPCKGAHQFDLECVGPWLRSKGTCPMCREEMGKKKKVVVEEDEEEDDMDMIYA; encoded by the coding sequence ATGGCCACACAATACGAAGGCAAGTTTTCTACCTCTCCCCCTCCATCCCACCCAAATCTAACACTTGACCCAACAGTCGAACACAACGTCCAACTCACAGAACCCCAATCCCGCTCCCGCCGAATAAACATGgactccttcttctccctcctcaaccGCGTCAGCGACTCCGGCACCGCCACGCCGCACAACAACCCGCACGCAACACCCACCCTCCccgacatggccaacatcttccgcctcctccaagacCAGATGCAGACCCTGGCGACCACGGCGCCCACCACCGAGAACCGCACGTTCCTCATGGAGCTGGTGGACGTGCTGGACCAGGATATCCTCGACCCGCCAGACCGGCTGCAGGGCGTGGGTCAGGAGTTTTTGGACTCGTTGGACCGCGTGAGcaggaagaagctgggcgaggaggacgacTGTGCGATTTGCAAGATTCCGTATCTGGAGGACAAGtattgtctggtggtggagTTGCCGTGCAAGGGGGCGCATCAGTTTGACTTGGAGTGCGTGGGACCGTGGTTGAGGAGTAAGGGGACGTGTCCGATGTGTAGGGAGGAaatggggaagaagaagaaggttgttgtggaggaggatgaagaggaggatgatatGGATATGATTTATGCCtag
- a CDS encoding NAD(P)-binding Rossmann-fold containing protein (similar to Glarea lozoyensis ATCC 20868 XP_008088634.1), which translates to MYPNKSLIYKKYTPYTPKPGENITVECRPFDADAAPPPGGLTVKHLYLSLDPYQRGQMRLPTDTGTYSQPWIEDQPAVVTTLSIVLRSDVPSFCPGDLISAMAPAAEFAFIPAELVPRARVLPPLPEGLNIAPPTVIGALGVAGLSAYVSFHEFVKEPRTGKTMFVSAASGGVGQIVGQLGKMNGMKVIGSTGSAEKVDFVVNELGYDGAWNYKADKTKDALERLAPEGLDVYYDNVGGEQLETALTKMKDFGTIVSSGMVSVYNYPEEEKYGIKTVMNIFLKRLTIYGFICSDPVHLEKYLPTFARDMVTWIAQGKIKTREEVVEGIAGAPEAMVRMFNGDKFGKIVIKVDRDE; encoded by the exons ATGTATCCGAATAAGAGCCTCATCTACAAGAAATACACACCATACACACCAAAACCAGGAGAAAACATCACCGTCGAATGTCGTCCATTCGACGCAGATGCCGCACCACCGCCGGGAGGGCTTACAGTCAAGCACTTATACCTCTCACTAGATCCCTATCAACGCGGACAGATGCGTCTCCCAACAGACACGGGAACCTACTCGCAGCCATGGATCGAAGATCAGCCTGCCGTAGTCACCACCCTTTCCATAGTCCTCAGGTCCGACGTTCCCTCCTTCTGTCCAGGAGATCTCATCAGTGCCATGGCTCCTGCAGCAGAGTTTGCCTTCATCCCAGCCGAGCTCGTTCCTCGAGCGCGTGTCTTGCCCCCATTACCTGAAGGTTTAAACATCGCTCCGCCAACCGTAATCGGTGCTTTGGGGGTTGCAGGACTATCAGCTTATGTTAGCTTTCATGAGTTCGTGAAGGAACCCAGAACAGGCAAGACCATGTTTGTCTCAGCTGCTAGCGGTGGCGTGGGTCAAATCGTTGGACAACTGGGCAAGATGAACGGCATGAAGGTCATTGGCAGTACAGGCAGCGCTGAGAAAGTTGACTTTGTGGTGAATGAGCTGGGCTATGACGGGGCATGGAATTATAAGGCGGACAAGACCAAGGATGCCCTGGAGAGGTTGGCGCCCGAGGGCTTGGACGTGTATTATGACAACGTTGGGGGCGAGCAGCTCGAGACGGctctgacgaagatgaaggactTTGGCACCATTG TTTCTAGCGGCATGGTCTCAGTCTATAACTACCCAGAGGAAGAAAAATATGGCATCAAAACAGTGATGAACATCTTTCTGAAACGCCTTACGATTTATGGATTCATTTGCTCAGACCCGGTGCATCTGGAGAAATATCTGCCCACATTCGCAAGAGACATGGTGACATGGATCGCCCAAGGTAAAATCAAGACTCgggaggaggttgttgagggCATTGCTGGAGCTCCAGAGGCCATGGTTAGAATGTTCAAtggcgacaagtttggcaagatAGTCATAAAGGTTGATAGAGATGAATGA
- a CDS encoding serine-type carboxypeptidase (similar to Metarhizium acridum CQMa 102 XP_007809869.1) codes for MKYHRLLSLMAFWGVSKALQENPQALRLLETLHGPANHSSQSFEHSYMPKRASPAPSKKSSSRFLTKASSKYAVKGTRIPNVDFDIGESYAGLMPIDKKKTLQNTLYFWFFPVATKEFKEKKEIVIWLNGGPGCSSLLGLAQENGPFLWQPGMAKPRKNSWAFNLLTNVVWVEQPVTTGFSKGTVSISDEDELARQFNGFWNNFVDTFGMQDYDIYIAAESYGGMYGPYIARYFLEADIYDFKGLLIYDGLMFNRHIQSNVVAGSFMEMHRELFPFDDNTRQRLHDIADKCNFTSYEKDYLQYPPSGPAPSEPPGLNRPGPGGMWSGSRPCGNFFRTMVKEVTKLNPCLNIYNVLDKCPSPSDAIMASKSWFNRKDVKRAIHAPLEVEWKPCRPVVFKGEGDDNSRPSGEEVLPYVIEKTENVILAHGAMDFILPANGVLLGIQNMTWGGKMGFQTAPRDPFFVPSYETDSCDAGSSCSGDSYLYGTETPSGTGIVGTTHHERGLTFVVTQLAGHMGPGDSPAGAFRHLEKLTGRVDSLSSKAPFTLPEIRHIEQTASELAQGTVPIPCFGQGC; via the exons ATGAAGTATCACCGGCTTTTATCTCTTATGGCATTCTGGGGAGTCTCCAAGGCTTTGCAGGAGAATCCCCAAGCACTTCGACTCCTAGAAACTCTCCACGGTCCTGCAAACCACTCGTCACAGAGCTTTGAGCATTCCTATATGCCAAAGCGAGCATCTCCCGCGCCATCAAAGAAGAGCTCCAGCAGATTTCTCACCAAAGCCTCGTCCA AGTATGCTGTCAAAGGTACCCGTATCCCCAACGTGGATTTTGACATTGGTGAATCGTACGCTGGTTTGATGCCCatcgacaagaagaagacccTACAAAACACTCTATACTTCTGGTTCTTTCCCGTGGCTACTAAGGAattcaaggagaagaaggagataGTGATATGGTTAAATGGCGGT CCCGGCTGCTCGTCACTCCTTGGTCTCGCTCAAGAAAACGGCCCCTTCTTATGGCAGCCTGGCATGGCCAAGCCACGAAAGAACTCTTGGGCTTTCAATCTCCTGACCAATGTCGTTTGGGTCGAACAACCGGTCACAACCGGGTTTTCCAAGGGCACGGTCAGCATCtctgatgaagatgagcttgCGAGACAGTTTAATGGCTTCTGGAACAACTTTGTGGACACTTTTGGCATGCAAGACTACGATATCTATATTGCCGCTGAATCATACGGCGGCATGTACGGGCCGTACATCGCGAGATACTTCCTTGAGGCGGATATATATGACTTCAAGGGCCTCCTGATCTATGACGGGCTCATGTTCAACAGGCACATCCAGTCCAATGTGGTTGCGGGAAGTTTCATGGAGATGCACCGAGAACTCTTTCCATTTGACGACAATACTCGCCAACGCCTGCACGATATCGCTGACAAGTGTAACTTCACCTCATATGAGAAAGACTACCTTCAATACCCACCGTCTGGTCCGGCCCCCAGCGAGCCTCCAGGACTTAACAGACCAGGACCAGGAGGCATGTGGTCAGGTTCAAGGCCATGCGGAAATTTCTTCAGGACAATGGTAAAAGAGGTGACAAAGTTAAACCCGTGTTTAAACATCTACAACGTCTTGGATAAGTGCCCATCTCCGTCcgacgccatcatggccagcaaaAGCTGGTTCAACCGCAAGGACGTCAAGCGAGCTATCCATGCCCCTCTTGAGGTTGAATGGAAACCATGTCGACCCGTTGTCTTTAAAGGGGAGGGAGATGATAATTCTCGCCCATCAGGCGAAGAAGTCCTGCCGTATGTAATCGAGAAGACAGAAAACGTGATACTGGCGCATGGTGCCATGGACTTTATCCTACCAGCAAATGGTGTTCTCCTCGGTATTCAAAACATGACTTGGGGTGGCAAGATGGGGTTTCAAACGGCGCCGAGGGATCCCTTCTTTGTGCCTTCCTATGAGACGGATTCCTGCGACGCAGGTAGTTCCTGTAGCGGGGATTCGTATTTGTACGGGACCGAGACACCATCTGGCACCGGCATCGTTGGTACAACTCATCACGAGCGTGGCTTAACATTTGTGGTGACGCAGCTGGCTGGCCACATGGGTCCTGGCGATTCTCCTGCTGGTGCCTTTCGCCATCTCGAAAAGCTCACGGGCCGAGTGGATAGTTTGTCCTCCAAAGCACCGTTTACACTACCGGAGATACGTCATATTGAACAAACCGCTTCGGAATTGGCTCAAGGCACCGTTCCCATTCCATGTTTCGGTCaggggtgttga
- a CDS encoding alpha/beta-hydrolase (similar to Metarhizium robertsii ARSEF 23 XP_007818368.1) codes for MSGIHDGWTITPWTRHDDLSVPMFHKTHVPYTPLPNNLQHLEVWVPAAYTSQTHAESLPASWLPPPNTTWVIYIHGGAWRDPLETAADFTPALQHLSPEVFESKAPVAFASISYSLSGYPGHSTCPSSPSEYSRNVRHPRHVLDVLTGLSFLQQRAGFGSNYILVGHSCGATLAFQAALRPERWGVDSGRAFVEAPRMVVGLNGLYDLPVLVADPGDGYKKYCGVYEEFVRSAFGDDEEQWRVVSPVYVGDWAGEWPGGRHVLLVQSREDTLVPFEQMERLRDGLLKSGGGKLSVEVVEGYGDHYDIWKYGKQLAGVLERAIDVFRL; via the coding sequence ATGTCCGGTATCCACGACGGCTGGACCATCACACCATGGACACGGCATGACGACCTCTCCGTACCCATGTTCCACAAGACTCACGTCCCCTACACCCCGTTACCAAACAacctgcagcatcttgagGTCTGGGTCCCAGCAGCATACACGTCACAAACACACGCAGAAAGCCTCCCGGCATCGTGGCTCCCGcccccaaacaccacctgGGTAATCTACATCCACGGCGGCGCATGGCGAGATCCACTCGAGACGGCAGCCGACTTCACGCCCGCGCTGCAGCACCTCTCCCCCGAAGTGTTTGAGAGCAAAGCACCCGTCGCATTTGCCTCCATCAGCTACTCGCTCTCAGGGTACCCGGGCCACTCTACCTGTCCGAGCTCGCCGTCCGAGTACAGCCGCAACGTCAGGCATCCCCGGCATGTGCTGGACGTGCTGACAGGGCTTTCGTTTCTCCAGCAAAGGGCTGGCTTTGGGAGCAATTACATCCTTGTTGGCCACAGCTGCGGTGCTACGCTGGCGTTTCAGGCGGCTTTGCGGCCGGAGAGATGGGGCGTCGACAGTGGCAGAGCGTTTGTGGAGGCGCCGAGGATGGTTGTTGGTCTGAATGGGCTGTATGACTTgccggtgttggtggcggatCCGGGGGATGGATATAAGAAGTACTGCGGTGTGTATGAGGAGTTTGTGAGGAGTGCGTTTGGGGATGACGAGGAGCAGTGGAGGGTGGTGAGTCCTGTTTATGTGGGTGATTGGGCGGGCGAGTGGCCTGGCGGGAGGCATGTGTTGCTTGTGCAGAGCCGTGAGGATACGTTGGTGCCGTTTGAGCAGATGGAGAGGCTGAGGGACGGTTTGCTCAAGTCTGGGGGTGGGAAGTTGAGtgttgaggtggtggagggatATGGGGACCATTATGATATTTGGAAGTATGGCAAGCAGCTTGCTGGGGTGTTGGAGCGGGCTATCGACGTATTTAGATTGTAA
- a CDS encoding short-chain dehydrogenase (similar to Metarhizium acridum CQMa 102 XP_007809867.1) — translation MAARPYENKLAIVTGGSRGIGEAVARRLAAKGANVLVAYTSESSKAPTQALVTHLSTTHNIKSASVQADLSNPSAAAPQILTAAQALFQSYNKGPFQIDMLINNAGVASNQHLNDETAGAITAAEFNRVYTVNVLAPLLLTQAVAPFLPTDRSGRIVSVSSVSSSIGYQGQSVYAGSKAAVEAMTRTWSRELAERATVNAVNPGPAWGDMYAQAGDTFWKINQPYVDAAPLTAYNGEREVLELVGERDAERFDRTVREGMGGRRPGFTDEIAGTIDMLCSREAGWTTGSVVCANGGMKMSIA, via the exons atggcagcaagacCATACGAAAATAAGCTGGCCATTGTCACCGGCGGCTCACGAG GCATCGGAGAAGCTGTAGCAAGAAGATTAGCCGCCAAAGGCGCCAACGTCCTCGTAGCATACACATCCGAGTCCTCCAAAGCACCGACCCAAGCCCTCGTCACGCACCTCTCTACAAcacacaacatcaaaagcGCCTCCGTGCAAGCCGACCTCTCCAACCCATCCGCAGCAGCACCGCAAATCCTCACAGCCGCCCAGGCCCTCTTCCAATCCTACAACAAAGGCCCCTTCCAGATCGACAtgctcatcaacaacgccgGCGTAGCATCCAACCAACACCTCAACGACGAGACAGCCGgcgccatcaccgccgccgAATTCAACCGCGTGTACACCGTCAACGTGCTCGCTCCTCTGCTGCTGACGCAAGCCGTGGCCCCGTTCCTGCCGACAGACCGGTCCGGACGCATCGTCAGCGTCTCGAGCGTCAGCTCGTCCATCGGATACCAAGGACAGTCCGTGTACGCGGGCAGCAAGGCCGCCGTGGAGGCCATGACACGCACCTGGAGCAGGGAGCTGGCGGAGCGGGCGACGGTGAATGCGGTGAATCCCGGCCCCGCATGGGGCGACATGTATGCCCAGGCGGGGGACACGTTCTGGAAAATCAACCAGCCGTATGTGGATGCGGCGCCGTTGACGGCGTATAATGGCGAGAGGGAggtgttggagttggtgggCGAGAGGGACGCGGAGAGGTTTGATAGGACGGTGAGGGAGGGCATGGGCGGTAGGCGGCCGGGCTTTACGGATGAGATTGCTGGGACGATTGATATGTTGTGTTCGAGGGAGGCGGGCTGGACTACGGGGAGTGTGGTTTGTGCGAACGGTGGTATGAAGATGTCTATTGCTTAG